The DNA window AATCCAAGGATAGATTTTACAACTCAAGATGATCGATCGTACACTTTAAACAACCTTAGTTCTTTGAAGAACTTCAGTTTCTGAGAATCTCTGTTGGTATATAACGCAATTGCCACACTTGTTGCTCTGAGGATATACCAGAGCATCCTGAAAATGAGATAATTTCATTATAGCTTCCCTTGTAAAAAATAAACTGTACACTAATTGTTTTTAGGTTCATGTACAGTTTAAACAACCTTGACCCCGCCATCAATCCTTTCATGTTTTCCCTAGCATGCCTCCTAGAAAATCTGGAGGCTCTATTGAAAGTCATGGAAGTGGTCCTCCAACTTGTATCATAGTATCAATCTTTTCGAATTTTTGAATTGTATACACAATTTTTTCGCCAAAATGAAGCAAGAGGAAGATCTGATTGTCTAGCTGTTTTGCCCCAAAGTGTATTTTTGTCGTCCAAACTTATGTTCTTTCAGTGACGAGTCCATGGATGGAATtgcttaaaacaaaattttgataTCGTTTAATTCAacaacatgatatatatatatatatactaattacaAGACAAGAAGAGTAACATAATAACAAAGTATTTCAAACCCTGAAGCGTCTGTTATTACATATAGATTATTCATTCACAGTGCATTACCACAGAAGGGACAGAATCGGAAATCGCCGTCCACTTCCCGGCGACAGAACTGACACCTAAGAACGTCCGGGACCTCAGCCGTGGATGACGGCAGAGGAGGAGTTAGAGATTGAGGGAAGAAGAGTTTGCAATCGTTGCAGTACATCACCGGCTCTTTTCCCGGCCATCTCCACACCGGAACAAAGAAGAACTTGAGAACCTTTTCATAATCGACGAGGTCAGCGCGTGATCCGCACGCAATGCACCTCCCAGCCCCGCTCTTCAATACCTGTCTCGCTTGCTGCTCTAAGCCTCCTACGAAGAAGAAGAACATTGTTTATGATACTTTGATTTGTTGATTGGGTTATGAATTAGTGCAAACTGCAAAGTGGAGTTTTTGAAGAGATGGAGAAGAAAGGTGTAGAGTGTTGAAGAAAATTTCTAGAGGATTCGTGGGTATTTCGGTAGGCTTGAGAATCAAGTTATTCGGGTATTGTTCGTTGGGTCACTGATGTCCAGCTCATTAGTGTTATTGGCCCGTTTAGTTAACtacaaattcaagattttgcaCGGATAGTCCCTTTTTCAaggtgatttttatttttgattttttattgagaaaatggtctaaccccccccccccccaacctatATCCGAAATCCCAACTACACACTTTAACTTTATGGGTGTCCTATTACCCACTTGAACTTTATATTTCTCTAATTTATACACACCTAAGTGCTGACCTGTCATGGGAGGTGTTCTCACCTTCTCTAGGCGCGTTAGAAGTTTAATTTTGACGAAAAATTCCTCCTTCTCCAACGATTACAACCTCTGTTCATATCGTGAGCTCTGGCGAGTTCGCCTGAATTACAACCTCTGTTCATATCGATTTTACTTACATAATTGAGTGCGCTGGGATGAGGGGATTCCAACATAGTGATTTGTTTCCCCTGAATCTCAGTTATCGTCAGCGAAACTCCGTTTGAGTTGAGAGGCGATTTTGACGATACTCCCCCAAAATCGCCTAAGCAGATCTCTCAAACGATAAGATAGAATGTTGTGATTTTGTAGTATTAGGTAGATCTTGAGGTGTAGATTCCATCAATTGGAACGA is part of the Solanum stenotomum isolate F172 chromosome 8, ASM1918654v1, whole genome shotgun sequence genome and encodes:
- the LOC125873767 gene encoding uncharacterized protein LOC125873767, translated to MFFFFVGGLEQQARQVLKSGAGRCIACGSRADLVDYEKVLKFFFVPVWRWPGKEPVMYCNDCKLFFPQSLTPPLPSSTAEVPDVLRCQFCRREVDGDFRFCPFCGNAL